The Oncorhynchus masou masou isolate Uvic2021 chromosome 2, UVic_Omas_1.1, whole genome shotgun sequence genomic sequence actgctcattctgtgtgtgatttcctgcaagacacaaatgtcagtgttctgccatggccagcgaagaacctggatctcaatcccattgagcatgtttgagaCCTGtaggatcggagggtgagggccattccacccagaaatgtccaggaacttgcaggtgctttggtggaagagtggggtaacatctcacagcaagaacgggcaattctggtgcagtccatgaggagatgcactgcagtacttaatgcatctggtggccacaccagatactgttaccccccctttgttcagggacacattgttccatttctgttagtcacttttttttaatgttattttacctttatttaactaggcaagtcagttaagaacaaattcttattttcaatgatggcctcggaacagtgggttaactgcctggttcaggggcagaactacagatttttaccttgtcagctcaggaaatTGATCTTgaaacctttcgattactagtccaacacgctaaccactaggctacctgcagccccatgtctgtggaacttgttcagtttgtgtcgCAGTTGTTGAATCtgatgttcatacaaatatttacacattaagttttctgaaaataaacacagtttacagtgagaggacgtttctttttttgctgagtttatttactGGATGGGGAAGCTGGAGGTGGCAGGCCTCCTGTGTTATGTGGGGATGCATCTTTGAGATTAGAGAGGCTATGACagggtctgtgtgttctgtgacACTGTATAAAGAGCTGCTCTGTTCAGGGCCCCTTGCCACAGGCTCTAAGTGCTGAGGCATCGCCAGCATGTGATCCACCCAGTCGACTGTCCCCATACATTGTAGAAGAGAGAGCACAAAcagcctccatctctctctaaccagCAAGCTAGTCACTGCTCTTCCTGTTTCTTCAAGAAGTACAGGTGTTTTCTTGAGATTGTTGATTCATTTTTGAACGTGTCAAATTTGCAGCACTCTCCACATTTCACCTATTCCTCTTTATCCTGCAAATCAATTGACTCTAACCGTATGCACTAGAGTTCCTGCCTCCTTTTAGAACAGGGGAGAGCAACCGGGTTTTGATCCAACAAGGCACCACACCCGACCAACTAAactaattgatcagttcagtgattgcctaaattcaactcacctggtcttccaggtcaGTTAAATGCAAAACATGAAGAGCCTGCACACTCCAGGACCGCCTAGCTATTTTAGACCATGCAGATATGTAATTAGCCTGCTGAATGCCTTCCATCTTGTTGATCAgcagtgtcaaactcattccattaGGGCCTAGCCCTAGTGTCTGCTGTTTTTTCCTTttaattaagacctagacaaccaggtgaggggagttccttaccaGTCAGTGACCTTAAGTCCAAGGGAGGAGCAAAAAGTCAGACACGCAACCCCTCTGTAGAATCAGTTTGACACATGTTGTAGATCATCCATCTTAGCTCCTCACAGCATGTTCTATCCAGACTCAACCCATGCTGCCCAAGGTGTGCCTCAACCTCCAGGGGACTGAGATCCAGTATTTTTATCCAGCATCTAGGTCACCTCCACATGGGACAGTCATGCAGTGGAGTCCAAGTTCAACAAGGCTTTGCTTTATCCTATTTTTCTAGAAGAAAGACCCCTAGTCATTGTACTGTCATACACTGTTCCTGTTTCCACTAAAAACAACCTCAGGAACACTGAACAGTGTAGCAAAACAAGATGGTGTATAATATTATTCTTGTTTAATATCCCCAAACAAGTCAGAAAAAGCTCATTACAAAGCAGGCTTGAACATGTTTATTATAAGAAATTAAGGGCTATTCGTCATCAGTTTACGAGACACTTTATTTCACCCATTCAACTTAGTGGTCTGTCTGGGAGGTTTTTATCAACAGGATAAATCAACAGGAGGCCATGAGTTGGTCAGAGGGCTAAGGGAAGTGGGGCTAACAGTTAGCAAAGACACAGTGAGagcagggaggggtggagggagggttaTACAGTACAGTGTACATGAGGCAGATAATAACCCTGCTACACAGACAAAGATCTTTGTCAGCTGGGTTTACACAAGCTTGGCTGTTCTTCCAAGGTGTTCACCGGGCCTGGCTCTCTGACTCTTCCTCATCGTCTTcatacatctctccctcctcctcggTGGTGGCGTCCTGGTACTGCTGGTACTCTGACACCAGGTCGTTCATGTTGCTCTCTGCCTCGGTGAACTCCATCTCGTCCATGCCCTCTCCGGTGTACCAGTGCAGGAATGCCTTGCGGCGAAACATGGCGGTGAACTGCTCGGAGATGCGCTTGAACAGCTCTTGGATGGCCGTGTTGTTCCCGATGAAGGTGGCAGACATCTTGAGACCGCGGGGCGGGATGTTACAGACGGCCACTTTGACGTTGTTGGGGATCCATTCAACGAAATAGCTGCTGTTCTTACTCTGGATGGCCAACATCTGTTCGTCCACCTCCTTCATGGACATCTGACCTCGGAACACCATGGCCACGGTCAGGTAGCGTCCGTGACGCGGGTCGCAAGCGGCCATCATGTTCTTGGCGTCAAACAACTGCTGGGTGAGCTCGGGCACAGACAGTGCATTGTAGCACGCACTGCCCACGCGCCGTTAGGGGGGCGAAGCCAGGCATGAAGAAGTGCAGACGGGGGAAGGGCACCATGTTGACAGCCAGTTTGCGGAGGTCCGCATTGAGCTGGCCTGGGAAGCGGAAGGAGGTAGTAACACCGCTCATAGTGGCCGACACCAGGTGGTTGAGGTCGCCGTAGGTGGGCGTGGGGAGCTTGAGCGTGCGGAAGCAGATGTCATAAAGCGCCTCATTGTCAATGCAGTAGGTTTCGTCTGTGTTCTCCAGCAGCTGATGGATGGACAGGGTGGCATTGTAGGGCTCCACCACTGTGTCTGATACTTTAGGGGAGGGCACCACGCTGAAGGTGTTCATGATGCGGTCAGGGTACTCTTCCCGGATCTTGCTGATGAGCAGGGTCCCCATGCCAGAGCCTGTTCCCCCTCCGAGGGAGTGGGTGAGCTGGAAGCCCTGGAGACAGTCACAGTTCTCACATTCCTTTCTGACTACGTCCAGTACTGAGTCCACCAGCTCTGCTCCCTCTGTGTAGTGGCCCTTGGCCCAGTTGTTACCAGCTCCACTCTGACCTATAGGGCAAAAACACACTTCAAAATAGAGCTTCAGCAATTATCAACACTGCATTTGTACAGGGAGCTACACATTTACATCATTTTAATGACATTTGGGAGCATTTACTGTAAGTAAATAAAAGCAAATGTCTTTAAAGGAAATAGACTATTTATGTTGTTAATGGAAGAAGAGACTGTAAATGGCAGATTGACTGTTATTGCCAATACACTCTTCTAATGCAATCATCACTAAGCACTGCAGCCATATTTAACCCACGTTGGACAGATACTGACCGAAGATGAAATTGTCTGGTCTGAAGAGTTGTCCGTAGGTCCCAGAGCGAACACTGTCCATAGTTCCTGGCTCCAGGTCTACTAGGATGGCCCTGGGGACGTACTTAGAGGCTGGGGAGAGACAGCAGATGAGATTACCTGCAACGCCCTAAtaaatactactgtatatcacagtCAAGTTCAGTACAATAGGATTAAAGTGGATATTCTCAAGGCTAGATAAACCccaaagagtgagagagtgttCAACTGAAACAGGTCATCACAAGTATTTGAGCAACAGGGCTTTTAGTGTTGTTTCTGGGCTTGTGTAGATGTGTATTTAGTTCCAGTATCAGACTCACATGAGGCCTCATTGTAGTAGACACTGATCCTCTCCAGCTGCAGTGGGGAGTCGCCCTCATAGTTCCCTGTAGGGCTGATGCCATGTTCATCACTGATCACCTCCCAGAACTGCACAACACAAAGACACAAAGATTACCAGTAACACATAGTTCTATACAAGCAAAGTGGATGGAAACTTCTCAACAGATTTATAGTCGGGACCATACTGAACTATCACTTGGGTGCTTGGAGGTGAAATTAGTGGGGAGCTCTAGTAAAAACTGTTAGAGGAGTGTGGGCCAATGTAAGTTGGGATAGTGGGCGTCTAGGCTTTGTCATCCGTCCTGGGTTCTGCTTCATTGATCCATGACCCCATTTAAGCCAACAGTTAGTCCAGctgtctccaccctcccccaGGCCCTTGGGCCGCTAGACTCATACTGAGGTAGAGGCCCTCTCAGAGGGGACAGACTCCATCTGGAGAGGCTCTCTctgcctcaacacacacacacaaagtgtgtTGCTAGGTAAAGAGACAAAAGAGGGCACTGCCTAATGAAGTCCCCTTGATCACTTCAAATATGTATACGGTCACTGAGTGTataggccagtgtgtgtgtgtgtatcagacagacagagccctATGAAAGTCTAAAATAGACCACCGCAGGCCCACACAGACAGCACTATCAAGGGCAAACACAGGACACGTAGTTGGAAGGAGGATGCCAAGTGGCCATATCAAGTCACAGATTAGATATTGTCCATTTTACAGTTTCTCATTACTATGCAATAGAAGGTCCTTATGTGCAAAGTGCAGTTCTCCTTTAATTAGCAAAAAACACCATCTGGGCATTCACTAAAAGCAGACAAAAACACCAAAAAGATACTGTACACAATAACAATGGTCACTCAAAAGCCCCATAGTGATCCCATATTGGTATCAGTGTGTTAAGCCCATATTTGTGTCACTCAACAGCCAGACAGATGAAgtgacatttaaatgttttatttcacctttatttaaccaggtaggccagttgagaacaagttctcatttacaactgcaacctggccaagataaagcaaagcaatgagacacaaacaacaacacagagccacacatgtaataaacaaacgtagtgtcaataacacaatagaaaagtctatatacagtgtgtgcaaatgaggtaagattagggaggtaaggcaataagtaggccatagtggagaagtaattacaatttagcaattaaacactggagtggtagatgtgcagaagatgaatgcgcaagtcgagatac encodes the following:
- the LOC135558573 gene encoding LOW QUALITY PROTEIN: tubulin beta-3 chain-like (The sequence of the model RefSeq protein was modified relative to this genomic sequence to represent the inferred CDS: deleted 1 base in 1 codon), which encodes MREIVHLQAGQCGNQIGAKFWEVISDEHGISPTGNYEGDSPLQLERISVYYNEASSSKYVPRAILVDLEPGTMDSVRSGTYGQLFRPDNFIFGQSGAGNNWAKGHYTEGAELVDSVLDVVRKECENCDCLQGFQLTHSLGGGTGSGMGTLLISKIREEYPDRIMNTFSVVPSPKVSDTVVEPYNATLSIHQLLENTDETYCIDNEALYDICFRTLKLPTPTYGDLNHLVSATMSGVTTSFRFPGQLNADLRKLAVNMVPFPRLHFFMPGFAPLTARGSACYNALSVPELTQQLFDAKNMMAACDPRHGRYLTVAMVFRGQMSMKEVDEQMLAIQSKNSSYFVEWIPNNVKVAVCNIPPRGLKMSATFIGNNTAIQELFKRISEQFTAMFRRKAFLHWYTGEGMDEMEFTEAESNMNDLVSEYQQYQDATTEEEGEMYEDDEEESESQAR